Proteins encoded within one genomic window of Actinoplanes octamycinicus:
- a CDS encoding ATP-binding protein, with product MSAVGDETRIAAVHSYHLLDAPRPVVLDELTRLASSIFETPMATVTLVAADRQWFAGSTGMPGSGGPLSSSFCGHVVDSRMPLIVRDALSHPVYSAWENVVGAPHIRYYAGVPLIDEDGHVLGTVCVLDDKPRETGDKQVDLLRTMAGQAAGHLSAIRNRQLLAEVGDELSRAISREEDFVATVSHELRTPVTTIQGYLELLVDNEELEPYRKMIDPIQRNGERLVRMVDHLLAGTRPPGTPLPLLRAQTDLVTVAGTALAACRSQAGQREVTLVLEPPAGATRVPGDLTRLSQAAEHLVRNAVLFSPAGSVVRVRVDETGLDVIDEGAGIPADELPHVAERFYRGRFAREQAVPGVGLGLSIAQRIMNAHEGRLTVMSDGSGTGTTARLSVVC from the coding sequence ATGAGCGCTGTCGGCGATGAGACCCGGATTGCCGCGGTCCACAGCTACCACCTGCTCGACGCGCCCCGCCCGGTCGTCCTGGACGAGCTGACCCGGCTGGCCAGCTCGATCTTCGAGACTCCGATGGCCACCGTGACGCTGGTCGCCGCGGACCGGCAGTGGTTCGCCGGCAGCACCGGGATGCCGGGCAGCGGCGGCCCGCTGAGCAGCTCGTTCTGCGGGCACGTGGTGGACAGCCGGATGCCGCTGATCGTCCGCGACGCGCTGTCCCACCCGGTCTACTCGGCCTGGGAGAACGTGGTCGGCGCGCCGCACATCCGGTATTACGCCGGGGTCCCGCTGATCGACGAGGACGGGCACGTGCTGGGCACCGTCTGCGTGCTCGACGACAAGCCCCGGGAGACCGGGGACAAGCAGGTCGACCTGCTGCGCACGATGGCCGGGCAGGCCGCCGGGCACCTGTCGGCGATCCGGAACCGGCAGCTGCTGGCCGAGGTCGGCGACGAGCTGTCCCGGGCGATCAGCCGGGAGGAGGACTTCGTCGCGACCGTCTCGCACGAGCTGCGCACCCCGGTCACCACCATCCAGGGATACCTGGAGCTGCTGGTGGACAACGAGGAGCTGGAGCCGTACCGGAAGATGATCGATCCGATCCAGCGCAACGGCGAGCGCCTGGTCCGGATGGTCGACCACCTGCTGGCCGGCACCCGGCCGCCGGGCACCCCGCTGCCGCTGCTGCGGGCGCAGACCGACCTGGTCACGGTGGCCGGGACGGCGCTCGCGGCGTGCCGCTCGCAGGCCGGGCAGCGCGAGGTCACGCTGGTGCTGGAGCCGCCCGCGGGGGCGACCCGGGTGCCGGGCGACCTCACCCGGCTCAGCCAGGCCGCCGAGCACCTGGTGCGCAACGCGGTCCTGTTCAGCCCGGCCGGGTCGGTGGTCCGGGTCCGGGTCGACGAGACCGGCCTGGACGTGATCGACGAGGGCGCCGGCATCCCGGCCGACGAACTGCCGCACGTGGCCGAGCGGTTCTACCGCGGCCGGTTCGCCCGGGAGCAGGCGGTGCCCGGGGTCGGCCTGGGCCTCAGCATCGCCCAACGGATCATGAACGCGCACGAGGGCCGCCTGACCGTGATGTCGGACGGTTCCGGAACCGGCACCACCGCGAGGTTGAGCGTGGTCTGCTGA
- a CDS encoding response regulator, with amino-acid sequence MRTELYKSAGADDKKPLVLVVDDEETVLETLTLQLGRENRVLTASDGEQALALLAEHGPAAAVVSDMRMPGMNGIELLRRVQMEYPDTTRVLHTGYGDMATAVAAINSGGVYRYLPKPAETDALRGAIRESVAKHSQAMAERELLDRTLRTSVQALFGVLELSNPPAYQRAGRISTLVGELCGLLQLAGLWEIEVAAMASQLGAVTVPASTLAKVERGMPLTADEQASVDAMPRIALRLLGDIPMMQDVLAIVRGLTGAPAGPEGRSALVEDGIAVLRTAIAFEALQFRGLNDVNAITAIEEREDHYPHVVAALRRLKGVRAVKDTVRSVRVRELEVGMRLIEDVVATNGLVLIGKDTVITELMLDRLTNFARAVELVEEVLASVPYKASIKPTAFAGHR; translated from the coding sequence ATGCGCACCGAGCTGTACAAGTCGGCCGGAGCCGACGACAAGAAACCCCTGGTGCTGGTCGTCGACGACGAGGAGACGGTGCTCGAGACGCTCACCCTGCAGCTCGGCCGGGAGAACCGGGTGCTGACCGCCTCGGACGGGGAGCAGGCGCTCGCCCTGCTGGCCGAGCACGGCCCGGCCGCCGCGGTGGTCAGCGACATGCGGATGCCCGGGATGAACGGCATCGAGCTGCTGCGCCGGGTGCAGATGGAGTACCCGGACACCACCCGGGTGCTGCACACCGGGTACGGCGACATGGCCACCGCGGTCGCCGCGATCAACTCCGGCGGCGTCTACCGCTACCTGCCGAAGCCGGCCGAGACCGACGCGCTGCGCGGGGCGATCCGCGAGTCGGTGGCCAAGCACAGCCAGGCGATGGCCGAGCGGGAGCTGCTCGACCGGACCCTGCGGACCAGCGTGCAGGCGCTGTTCGGGGTGCTCGAGCTGTCCAACCCGCCGGCCTACCAGCGGGCCGGCCGGATCAGCACGCTGGTCGGCGAGCTGTGCGGCCTGCTCCAGCTGGCCGGCCTCTGGGAGATCGAGGTGGCCGCGATGGCCTCGCAGCTCGGCGCGGTCACCGTGCCCGCCTCGACGCTCGCCAAGGTGGAGCGCGGGATGCCGCTGACCGCGGACGAGCAGGCGTCGGTCGACGCCATGCCGCGGATCGCGCTGCGGCTGCTCGGCGACATCCCGATGATGCAGGACGTGCTCGCCATCGTCCGCGGGCTGACCGGTGCGCCGGCCGGGCCGGAGGGACGGTCCGCGCTGGTCGAGGACGGGATCGCGGTGCTCCGCACGGCGATCGCCTTCGAGGCGTTGCAGTTCCGCGGCCTCAACGACGTCAACGCGATCACCGCGATCGAGGAGCGGGAGGACCACTACCCGCACGTGGTGGCGGCGCTGCGCCGGCTCAAGGGGGTGCGCGCGGTCAAGGACACCGTGCGCAGCGTCCGGGTCCGCGAGCTGGAGGTCGGGATGCGCCTGATCGAGGACGTGGTGGCGACCAACGGCCTGGTCCTGATCGGCAAGGACACCGTGATCACCGAGCTGATGCTGGACCGGCTGACCAACTTCGCCCGCGCGGTCGAACTGGTCGAGGAAGTGCTCGCTTCGGTGCCCTACAAGGCGAGCATCAAGCCGACCGCCTTCGCCGGTCACCGCTGA
- a CDS encoding Hpt domain-containing protein: protein MDEERLATVRARIEAITDPDPTPAELALVLRLLRNFAARTPAAVDQVAATLEGGADLGVLRDQAHALKGSAGNIGASALAALCAAVEDQARAGKVADPAGTAGRIRTEAAGALRAVTALADEYEATAGERAGADQR from the coding sequence ATGGACGAGGAGCGGCTGGCCACCGTGCGGGCGCGGATCGAGGCGATCACCGACCCGGACCCGACCCCCGCCGAGCTGGCCCTCGTGCTGCGGTTGTTGCGGAACTTCGCGGCCCGCACGCCGGCCGCGGTCGACCAGGTCGCCGCCACTCTGGAAGGCGGTGCCGACCTGGGAGTCCTGCGGGATCAGGCGCACGCGTTGAAGGGGTCGGCCGGGAACATCGGCGCGAGCGCCCTGGCCGCCCTCTGCGCGGCGGTGGAGGACCAGGCGCGCGCCGGGAAGGTCGCCGACCCGGCGGGCACGGCCGGACGGATCCGGACCGAGGCCGCCGGGGCGTTACGGGCGGTGACGGCGCTGGCCGACGAGTACGAGGCGACCGCTGGCGAGAGGGCCGGAGCCGATCAGCGGTGA
- a CDS encoding IS110 family transposase: MWFCRDDGKVNGYMGQLIIGVDPHKRSATIEIINEREQVLARGRYGTDTGGYQQMLAAGRRHAGRVWAVEGCNGIGRHLAQRLVADGETVLDVPAKLAAKARNFDTGHGRKTDGHDAHHIAVTALRTPGLRRVHADGATVALRLLADRRDQLGATRTETINRLHQLLLELIPGGAKKNLTTDQARTLLERVSVPAGDIVTATRYQLAGDLADELTTLDTKIKAANRQLKTVLAATGTQLTSLNGIGPSGAARLLGDIGDISRFPTRGHFATWNGTAPIDVSSGDNHHHRLNRAGNRRINRVLHIMAITQLRFDTPGRAYYQRKRAEGKTAMEAMRALKRRLSDTVYRQMIKDDHTAQQTATGPGGHTGATLNSSAADPNPKIDTSEKSQPGPANHHPKTPLTPTP; encoded by the coding sequence GTGTGGTTCTGCCGCGACGACGGGAAGGTCAACGGGTACATGGGTCAGCTGATCATTGGAGTCGATCCGCACAAGCGGTCCGCGACGATCGAGATCATCAACGAGCGTGAACAGGTGCTGGCCCGTGGCAGGTACGGCACCGACACCGGTGGCTACCAGCAGATGCTCGCCGCCGGCCGCCGTCACGCCGGCCGGGTGTGGGCGGTCGAGGGCTGTAACGGCATCGGCCGGCACCTGGCCCAGCGGCTGGTCGCCGACGGCGAAACCGTGCTGGACGTCCCGGCGAAACTCGCCGCGAAAGCCCGCAACTTTGACACCGGGCACGGCCGTAAAACCGACGGTCACGACGCGCACCACATCGCGGTGACCGCCCTGCGCACCCCGGGCCTGCGCCGCGTTCACGCCGACGGCGCCACCGTCGCGCTGCGGCTGCTGGCCGACCGCCGCGACCAGCTCGGCGCCACCCGCACCGAGACCATCAACCGGCTGCACCAGCTACTGCTCGAACTGATCCCCGGCGGCGCGAAGAAGAACCTGACCACCGACCAGGCCCGCACCCTGCTCGAACGCGTCAGCGTCCCGGCCGGCGACATCGTCACCGCCACCCGCTATCAGCTGGCCGGCGACCTGGCCGACGAGCTCACCACCCTGGACACCAAGATCAAAGCAGCCAACCGGCAGCTGAAGACCGTGCTGGCCGCCACCGGCACCCAGCTGACCAGCCTCAACGGCATCGGCCCCTCCGGCGCCGCCCGCCTGCTCGGCGACATCGGCGACATCAGCCGCTTCCCGACCCGCGGGCACTTCGCCACCTGGAACGGCACCGCCCCCATCGACGTGTCCTCCGGCGACAACCATCATCACCGGCTCAACCGGGCCGGGAACCGGCGCATCAACCGGGTCCTGCACATCATGGCCATCACCCAGCTCCGCTTCGACACCCCCGGCCGCGCCTACTACCAGCGCAAACGCGCCGAAGGCAAAACCGCGATGGAAGCCATGCGAGCGTTGAAACGACGCCTGTCCGACACCGTCTACCGCCAAATGATCAAAGACGACCACACGGCACAACAGACAGCGACGGGTCCGGGAGGACACACGGGGGCGACTCTGAACTCCAGCGCGGCCGACCCAAACCCCAAGATCGACACTTCGGAAAAGTCACAACCCGGACCCGCCAACCACCACCCTAAAACACCCCTCACACCAACCCCTTGA
- the rhaI gene encoding L-rhamnose isomerase: MTALDGLDGFGVEVPSWAYGNSGTRFKVFTQPGVPRNPYEKIADAAQVHRLTGLAPRVSLHIPWDAVDDWSDLREHASKLGVRLGAINSNLFQEDDYKLGSLCHPDPAVRDHAVRHHLRCIEIMRETGSTDLKIWLPDGLNYPGQDSLRGRQDRLAESLRRIYHALGDDQRILLEYKFFEPYFYSMDIPDWGTSLLHCLALGEKATVVLDTGHHAPGTNIEFIVMQLLRQGRLGAFDFNSRFYADDDLIVGAADPFQLFRIMSEIVAAGAHLPSSGVNFMLDQCHNIEEKIPAQIRSVLNVEQALAKALLIDQEALATAQREGDVLAANEILMAAYETDVRAALADRREARGLPRDPVKAFKASGYASSVAAERVGGTQAGWGA; the protein is encoded by the coding sequence ATGACCGCTCTCGACGGACTGGACGGTTTCGGCGTCGAGGTGCCCAGCTGGGCGTACGGGAACTCGGGCACCCGGTTCAAGGTGTTCACCCAGCCCGGAGTGCCGCGCAACCCGTACGAGAAGATCGCCGACGCGGCGCAGGTGCACCGGCTCACCGGCCTCGCCCCGCGGGTCTCCCTGCACATCCCGTGGGACGCCGTCGACGACTGGTCCGACCTGCGCGAGCACGCGTCGAAGCTGGGCGTGCGGCTGGGCGCGATCAACTCGAACCTGTTCCAGGAGGACGACTACAAGCTCGGCTCGCTCTGCCACCCCGATCCGGCGGTCCGCGATCACGCGGTCCGGCACCACCTGCGGTGCATCGAGATCATGCGGGAGACCGGCTCGACCGACCTGAAGATCTGGCTGCCGGACGGCCTGAACTATCCCGGGCAGGACTCGCTGCGCGGGCGGCAGGACCGGCTCGCCGAGTCGCTGCGCCGGATCTACCACGCGCTCGGCGACGACCAGCGGATCCTGCTCGAATACAAGTTCTTCGAGCCGTACTTCTACAGCATGGACATCCCGGACTGGGGCACCTCGCTGCTGCACTGCCTGGCGCTGGGCGAGAAGGCGACGGTGGTGCTGGACACCGGGCACCACGCGCCGGGCACCAACATCGAGTTCATCGTGATGCAGCTGCTGCGGCAGGGGCGGCTCGGCGCGTTCGACTTCAACTCGCGCTTCTACGCCGACGACGACCTGATCGTCGGGGCGGCCGACCCGTTCCAGCTCTTCCGGATCATGTCGGAGATCGTGGCGGCGGGCGCGCACCTGCCGTCGTCCGGGGTCAACTTCATGCTCGACCAGTGCCACAACATCGAGGAGAAGATCCCCGCCCAGATCCGCTCGGTCCTCAACGTCGAACAGGCCCTGGCCAAGGCGCTGCTGATCGACCAGGAGGCGCTCGCCACCGCCCAGCGCGAGGGCGACGTCCTGGCCGCCAACGAGATCCTGATGGCCGCCTACGAGACCGACGTGCGAGCCGCCCTCGCCGACCGGCGCGAGGCCAGGGGGCTGCCGCGCGACCCGGTCAAGGCCTTCAAAGCTTCGGGGTACGCGTCGAGCGTCGCCGCCGAGCGCGTCGGCGGAACCCAGGCAGGCTGGGGCGCGTGA
- a CDS encoding ABC transporter permease: MTESLGARLLRILLTQRIALLAVLIVAVVVTFFVQDAGGYLTAPYDFDYMSAALINAVPLAMLGLAELLVILSGRGGIDLSVGAIVSLAGMVFGFAYGEWGWPLWAAIILTALFGALCGALNGFLVSFIGFPALIATLATYYAYKSLAIVINDQQPISTKPIQQLFSISESVELPLFGQYVPDVPLGIFTFLLPTVVAVWVLLARTTYGRRLYAIGTNDVAGRWAGLPVRDTRFKAYVYAGLLSGLVAVVTVGQFASARPDAGVSGNGMALPAITIAVLGGVAITGGIGRVAGVVLATLLIVWLNAGILLAFVGNEGSQYQLLALGAVLIFAALLNGLTNRRYGGTS; the protein is encoded by the coding sequence ATGACCGAGAGTCTTGGCGCGCGACTCCTGCGCATCCTGCTCACCCAGCGGATCGCGCTGCTCGCGGTGCTGATCGTCGCGGTCGTCGTGACGTTCTTCGTGCAGGACGCCGGCGGCTATCTGACCGCGCCGTACGACTTCGACTACATGTCGGCCGCGCTGATCAACGCGGTCCCGCTCGCGATGCTCGGCCTCGCCGAACTGCTGGTGATCCTCTCCGGGCGGGGCGGCATCGACCTCTCGGTCGGCGCGATCGTCTCGCTCGCCGGCATGGTCTTCGGCTTCGCGTACGGCGAGTGGGGTTGGCCGCTGTGGGCCGCGATCATCCTGACCGCCCTGTTCGGGGCGCTGTGCGGCGCGCTCAACGGGTTCCTGGTCTCGTTCATCGGCTTCCCGGCGCTGATCGCCACGCTGGCCACCTACTACGCGTACAAGTCCCTGGCCATCGTGATCAACGACCAGCAGCCGATCAGCACCAAGCCGATCCAGCAGCTCTTCTCGATCAGCGAGTCGGTCGAGCTGCCGCTGTTCGGGCAGTACGTGCCGGACGTGCCGCTCGGCATCTTCACCTTCCTGCTGCCCACCGTGGTGGCGGTCTGGGTGCTGCTGGCCCGGACCACGTACGGGCGGCGGCTCTACGCGATCGGCACCAACGACGTGGCCGGACGCTGGGCGGGGCTGCCGGTCCGGGACACCCGGTTCAAGGCGTACGTCTACGCCGGCCTGCTCTCCGGTCTGGTCGCGGTGGTCACCGTCGGCCAGTTCGCCTCGGCCCGCCCGGACGCCGGCGTCTCCGGCAACGGCATGGCACTGCCCGCGATCACCATCGCCGTCCTGGGCGGCGTGGCGATCACCGGCGGCATCGGCCGGGTGGCCGGCGTCGTGCTCGCCACCCTGCTCATCGTCTGGCTCAACGCCGGCATCCTGCTCGCCTTCGTCGGCAACGAGGGCTCGCAGTACCAGCTCCTCGCCCTGGGCGCCGTGCTGATCTTCGCGGCGCTGCTCAACGGGCTCACCAACCGCCGATACGGAGGCACATCATGA
- a CDS encoding ABC transporter permease, which translates to MNGKARVLPPPVTSQEVVLLGVIAVLWAALAVSTPAFLTAGSIQPLLVATAPVALVGVGMTIVIITGGIDVSVGGAIMVCSVLTAKALVEAEVGLGVAVLLAVAAGGVLGLVNGVLIAYGRVHAIIITFGTANLFLFLGLRIFGSGTVNGIPGTLAFFGRGTAGRTLGVPHAFLITALLTVAAWWYLRHTAGGRHFFAIGGDAQAARLAGVRVRRRVLLAYLVTGLLVGLASCFVIAQGTSTLDQSVGSGKELAVIAAVVIGGTSIMGGRGSVLGTFLGALLVQSVASGVTQLGWRSQLSDLFVGIFIIVAVGADLLRARARARRNR; encoded by the coding sequence GTGAACGGCAAGGCGCGGGTGCTGCCACCCCCGGTGACCAGCCAGGAGGTGGTGCTGCTCGGGGTGATCGCGGTGCTCTGGGCGGCGCTCGCGGTCAGCACCCCGGCCTTCCTGACCGCCGGTTCGATCCAGCCGCTGCTGGTGGCCACCGCGCCGGTCGCCCTGGTCGGCGTCGGGATGACCATCGTGATCATCACGGGCGGCATCGACGTCTCGGTCGGCGGGGCGATCATGGTGTGTTCGGTGCTGACCGCGAAGGCGCTGGTCGAGGCGGAGGTCGGGCTCGGCGTCGCGGTGCTGCTCGCGGTCGCGGCCGGCGGGGTGCTCGGGCTGGTCAACGGCGTGCTGATCGCCTACGGCCGGGTGCACGCGATCATCATCACGTTCGGCACCGCGAACCTGTTCCTCTTCCTCGGCCTGCGGATCTTCGGGTCCGGGACGGTGAACGGGATCCCGGGGACCCTGGCGTTCTTCGGGCGCGGCACGGCCGGGCGCACGCTCGGCGTCCCGCACGCGTTCCTGATCACCGCGCTACTCACCGTGGCCGCCTGGTGGTACCTGCGGCACACCGCCGGTGGCCGGCACTTCTTCGCGATCGGCGGGGACGCCCAGGCGGCGCGGCTGGCCGGGGTACGGGTGCGGCGGCGGGTGCTGCTGGCGTACCTGGTCACCGGCCTGCTGGTCGGGCTGGCCTCGTGTTTCGTCATCGCGCAGGGCACCTCGACGCTGGACCAGTCGGTCGGCTCCGGCAAGGAGCTCGCGGTGATCGCGGCCGTGGTGATCGGCGGCACCTCGATCATGGGCGGTCGCGGGTCGGTGCTCGGCACCTTCCTCGGCGCGCTGCTGGTGCAGTCGGTCGCCTCCGGGGTGACCCAGCTGGGCTGGCGCTCGCAGCTGTCCGACCTGTTCGTCGGCATCTTCATCATCGTGGCGGTCGGCGCCGACCTGCTGCGCGCCCGCGCCCGCGCTCGGAGGAACCGATGA
- a CDS encoding sugar ABC transporter ATP-binding protein, producing MIEEQPRLRLAGIAKRFGAVRAIQQADFTVRAGRVHALVGENGAGKSTMIKIVSGAETADAGTIEFDGEPARITSTTDAIALGIATVYQEPQLFGELTVAENIFLGRELKKSGRVDWAEQNRRVVELLARLGLPARYATATVNTLSVAEQQQVSIAKALAAEASVLILDEPSAILTDAEIEVLFDLVRRLTADGVAVIYISHRLDELFRIADEVTVMRDGQTIGTYPIADLSVRRIAELMVGGILSDERPHRAVPDGPPVLELRRFGRAGRFHDVDVAVRKGEIVALYGLVGSGVSEIAACVYGIDRATSGELRIRGETVDPRSPRDAQRRGVALLPANRKAEGMFGFQSIAFNISAGHLTLLSRFGVFLDRARERTVAVDLIRRLSVKTPSERQPISAMSGGNAQKVVLARQLVERPEVLILAEPTQGVDVGAKEEIHRIITELAESGTAVLVVTSDLPEALRIADRIQVVRGGTTTASFGPDASQVDLLAAAAGGAG from the coding sequence ATGATCGAGGAGCAGCCCAGGCTTCGCCTGGCCGGGATCGCGAAGCGGTTCGGTGCGGTCCGCGCGATCCAGCAGGCCGATTTCACGGTACGGGCGGGGCGGGTGCACGCCCTGGTCGGGGAGAACGGCGCCGGCAAGTCGACGATGATCAAGATCGTGTCCGGGGCGGAGACCGCGGACGCCGGAACGATCGAGTTCGACGGCGAGCCGGCCCGGATCACGAGCACCACCGACGCGATCGCGCTCGGCATCGCCACGGTCTACCAGGAGCCGCAGCTCTTCGGCGAGCTGACGGTCGCGGAGAACATCTTCCTCGGCCGCGAACTCAAGAAGAGCGGCCGGGTCGACTGGGCGGAGCAGAACCGGCGGGTGGTCGAGCTGCTGGCGCGGCTCGGCCTCCCGGCCCGCTACGCCACCGCCACGGTCAACACCCTCTCGGTGGCCGAGCAGCAGCAGGTGTCGATCGCCAAGGCGCTGGCCGCGGAGGCGAGCGTGCTGATCCTCGACGAGCCGTCGGCGATCCTCACCGACGCCGAGATCGAGGTGCTCTTCGACCTGGTCCGGCGGCTCACCGCGGACGGCGTGGCGGTCATCTACATCTCGCACCGCCTGGACGAGCTGTTCCGGATCGCCGACGAGGTGACCGTGATGCGCGACGGCCAGACCATCGGCACGTACCCGATCGCCGACCTGTCGGTGCGCCGGATCGCCGAGCTGATGGTCGGCGGCATCCTGTCCGACGAGCGCCCGCACCGCGCGGTCCCGGACGGCCCGCCGGTCCTGGAGCTGCGCCGGTTCGGGCGGGCCGGGAGGTTCCACGACGTCGACGTCGCGGTGCGGAAGGGCGAGATCGTCGCCCTCTACGGTCTGGTCGGCTCGGGCGTCTCGGAGATCGCCGCCTGCGTCTACGGCATCGACCGGGCCACCTCCGGCGAGCTGCGGATCCGCGGCGAGACGGTCGATCCCCGCTCCCCCCGGGACGCGCAGCGGAGGGGCGTCGCGCTGCTGCCGGCCAACCGCAAGGCGGAGGGCATGTTCGGCTTCCAGTCGATCGCCTTCAACATCTCGGCCGGCCACCTGACGCTGCTCTCCCGCTTCGGCGTCTTCCTGGACCGGGCCCGGGAGCGGACCGTCGCGGTCGACCTGATCCGCCGGCTGTCGGTGAAGACGCCCAGCGAGCGCCAGCCGATCAGCGCGATGTCCGGCGGCAACGCGCAGAAGGTGGTCCTGGCCCGGCAACTGGTGGAACGGCCGGAGGTGCTGATCCTGGCGGAGCCGACCCAGGGTGTCGACGTCGGCGCCAAGGAGGAGATCCACCGGATCATCACCGAGCTGGCCGAGAGTGGCACGGCGGTGCTGGTGGTCACCTCGGACCTGCCCGAGGCGCTGCGCATCGCCGACCGGATCCAGGTGGTCCGGGGCGGGACGACGACCGCGTCGTTCGGCCCGGACGCCAGCCAGGTGGACCTGCTGGCCGCGGCCGCGGGCGGTGCCGGGTGA
- a CDS encoding autoinducer 2 ABC transporter substrate-binding protein: MRSRLALAIALTTTAAVALSGCTKKNDNDTAAGSTSGTKTYKVAFVPKLQGVPYFEAMNAGGKAAATALGNVEWLYQGPTQADAAAQADIVRSYIQQKVDTLIVAPNDPDSMAPLLQQAKDAGIHVATADTDAPNSVREVFVNQATAEGIGQGLTDALLKPMGGKGKYAIVSCGQTAENLNSWIKVQQDYTKTKYPDATIVDVVYAGEDQAKATQMATDLMNAHPDLTGLVGECTSSAPGVAQAVKDAGKIGKVFTVGLGTPQSMKPYLQDKSSSAAILWDVQNLGYLTAWAGAQIAAGKPFQASNNVSDKLPAVAYDSASKMLLLGPALAITSENVDQFNY, from the coding sequence ATGCGTTCCCGACTGGCCCTTGCTATCGCGCTCACCACCACCGCGGCCGTGGCCCTCTCCGGCTGCACCAAGAAGAACGACAACGACACCGCCGCCGGCAGCACCAGCGGTACGAAGACCTACAAGGTGGCCTTCGTGCCGAAGCTGCAGGGCGTCCCCTACTTCGAGGCGATGAACGCCGGCGGCAAGGCGGCCGCCACCGCGCTCGGCAACGTCGAGTGGCTCTACCAGGGCCCGACCCAGGCCGACGCCGCCGCCCAGGCCGACATCGTCCGCTCCTACATCCAGCAGAAGGTCGACACGCTGATCGTCGCCCCGAACGACCCGGACAGCATGGCCCCGCTGCTGCAGCAGGCCAAGGACGCCGGAATCCACGTGGCGACCGCCGACACCGACGCCCCGAACAGCGTCCGCGAGGTCTTCGTCAACCAGGCCACCGCCGAGGGCATCGGCCAGGGCCTGACCGACGCCCTGCTCAAGCCCATGGGCGGCAAGGGCAAGTACGCGATCGTCTCCTGCGGCCAGACCGCCGAGAACCTGAACTCGTGGATCAAGGTCCAGCAGGACTACACCAAGACGAAGTATCCGGACGCCACCATCGTCGACGTGGTCTACGCCGGTGAGGACCAGGCGAAGGCCACCCAGATGGCGACCGACCTGATGAACGCGCACCCGGACCTGACCGGCCTGGTCGGCGAGTGCACCTCCAGCGCCCCCGGCGTCGCGCAGGCGGTCAAGGACGCCGGCAAGATCGGCAAGGTCTTCACCGTCGGCCTCGGCACCCCGCAGTCGATGAAGCCGTATCTGCAGGACAAGTCGTCGTCCGCGGCGATCCTCTGGGACGTGCAGAACCTCGGCTACCTGACCGCCTGGGCCGGCGCGCAGATCGCCGCCGGCAAGCCGTTCCAGGCCAGCAACAACGTCAGCGACAAGCTGCCCGCGGTCGCCTACGACTCGGCGAGCAAGATGCTGCTGCTCGGCCCGGCGCTGGCGATCACCTCCGAGAACGTCGACCAGTTCAACTACTGA
- a CDS encoding phage holin family protein — protein sequence MAHTDARSEQASTAELVSRLSEQVSTLVRDELTLARIEMMEKGKRAGKGAGMLGAAGVIAMYGLGALFVTIGAALSLVMPVWLAALIVTAALLLTAGVTALAGRQEVQRAVPPTPEAALESGREDVDAFMTAARHGRNR from the coding sequence ATGGCGCACACGGACGCGCGGAGCGAACAAGCGTCGACCGCGGAACTGGTCAGCCGGCTCAGCGAGCAGGTGTCGACGCTGGTCCGGGACGAGCTGACGCTCGCCCGCATCGAGATGATGGAGAAGGGCAAACGGGCCGGAAAGGGCGCCGGGATGCTGGGCGCCGCGGGGGTCATCGCGATGTACGGTCTCGGTGCCCTGTTCGTCACCATCGGGGCGGCGTTGTCGCTGGTCATGCCGGTCTGGCTGGCCGCCCTGATCGTCACGGCGGCGCTGCTGCTGACCGCCGGGGTGACCGCGCTGGCCGGCCGGCAGGAAGTGCAGCGGGCGGTGCCGCCGACGCCGGAGGCCGCCCTGGAGAGCGGTCGCGAGGACGTCGACGCGTTCATGACCGCGGCCCGCCACGGGAGGAACCGGTGA